The genome window GTTATCCAAgtatataagttttggactaatttttggtgttttccAATTGCCATGGAGATCAGTTGAGGTGGGAAATATACTATTCTTTTGTGCATAAGGAATTATAGGAAAATGAAGATAGTGTGGTGTgaaaaattagagtaaagaaaTTGCTCATGTTCTACTGTAGTGAAAAATTGCTCATTGGAATTGCCACCGCATCTGTAGGCTTGCTAAACCGGAAGTTTTACAGGGataaaatatgagagagaagctgaagaagaagaagagaaaagcaTTGAATTTAGAGAAATTAATGTGGGGGCAAGTAACTCATTGGTTTTTAGACAGAATATCGATGACATAGCATTTGTGTGTTTTTCACCATTAGATCTTatgaaaatacaattaaaaaaggTTTTAACTTCTGTGAAATTATaccatgtgtaacttgaactcattatatatatattagaaactAGGGTATCTAGAGTTGTTCTAGCACCTGACCATTCCCTCAGGTATGTGTAGTCCTCCAGTCCCACACACACGAAGTTATTACATAGAGGAATCACTTAGGGGTGACCCCAAGATGCTAGCTAGAGGTGTCAAACCTAGCACTACGTAGATATCACGAGGCCTTATGGTTGTGAGAATATGAGCACCTTTCCAAGAAAAAAACATTTCAAGAACAAACTTCAAAAGTGCATGTTTTTAACATCACATAGATGAACATAAGAAGCCACTAATTTCCCAATCATCATGTCCTTGCTAACTTATGCCACAGCTAGAATGACAAAGAAAGCAATTTTTCAGATCTAAATAAAGCTCCAACTATTTTAAAGAACCCTTTCCATTATTtgaattacttaaaatttaaataaattataaccTTAATTTTGTATAGACTGGTCACAGCACTaaatttgaaaatggattcaatAATCCCATTTCTATCCACCACTACTTCCTTATCTTACTCTCCTGACTTGCCTTTTTGTGTCTATGTCAATTGTTAACACAGTGCCAAATCCAACACAagtccttagtttttttttttttttttttttaaatttatcatcATAAGGGCCAGGTCACACCACAGGGGCAGGCATGAAAGGCAGGAGTCAGCCATGGCAAGGCCAAGGCATGCTCCTGTAAGCAAAAAGCCTTAGTCCGCTTAGGCATGCCAATATACAGCTTAATTAACAAACATCAATCTTGGATTTGAAGCTGCTTCACACTTAACTACATTGAGAATGGCTTAAAATTAACAAGCTTTGATATGCATGAGATTATGAAAACGAACTTGCTTCGAACCTGAACTGTAAAGGCAACAGGACCTTTGCCATCTCACATTTTACCATCACAATAGTCAACAgtttttcatgcatatacagAACTTAAAGATTATATAGCCAAGCTGTATCAAGTTCAGCTCATCAATCATGTTTTGCATAATATTTCAGAATTGATATCTATATCACTCATAGGGAAAATTTTATGGACCTTTGAGAAACGAAACTGGCAAGCACATCAAAATCAGCACTGTGCTATTACTGAATATGAATGAGCTGTACTTAACTTTTTTAAGTAACATggcatttataattttataaccCCATTTGTAGATATCAAAGGGAAGTATGTAATAAAAAGCATGTTAATATGTTAGAAGAATATTATTAGATGGTCCTGATCTGGCACAGATAGTAAAAACAGATCCACATATAAGTGCATTGACTATATCCAGTATTATTTGAAACAtagggttacaagctagttaaTTGTTAATGCGTGAGACACTCATCTACAAAGGATGCATCTACACCTGTTTAACTTCAATTTTGATTAATGAAGATGCCAAAATTTATTTAcagaatcaaattaaaatacctTCAGCATTCAACATCTCTAAGCATATGCTGAACAGGATTGCTGCTCTGGAATATGGAGAGATGACAAGTGGGAAGAAGCCTGAAGTTGGTCTCCCATCACCTTTTGTAGTATGAACAAATCCATCTTGAAGATCAAGCCAAGCATCATTTATGGTTAAAGTGGCCTTCACTTCTGATTGTAGTATCACCTGGAAGTAACATAAACCAATGTGGacattataagaaaaattaataaaccataaCAAGATAATTTCATAGttattattttcacaataagAAATGTGAACTATTATCTTTGGAGGTCCAATCAACAGTAAAATTGATGTAATCCTTCTgattctttttctaatttataaCTTTTGTATTGAAAGGCAACAAAGGTCATTTGGTTTGTGAAAATTTGAGAACACTTcttcaaaaacaaaaggcacACAAAAAGAAGAGTGCTTTcagaaaatcaatgaaaaattaCCTGTAGAAGCAAAGTTCCATCATTGCATTTATCTGCAATACGTGTGCTCACTTGGAAAGGGTCAGTAAAATGGACAGCCAGGGTCCTGTGCATTGGGCCAAGTGATTATTCAGACAAATGCataactaaagaaaaataaagaagttaaaaaaataaataaataaataacaggCAAGAAGTCTTTTCAATGAAACTGGAAGAATGATGGAAAATGACAATGCCTCTCAAATATCTGGTTGTGAGATACTCCAAATTCAAGCTTCAGAGCTATTGTCCTCATTCCATCCACAATACTCTGTCTCAGAGGGGAAACTGCCCATGAAACACGTCACAGACATCAAAGGAATcagattcaacaaaaataatatatgcaaATCTCAAAAGATACGGAAACCATCAAACATCACTAGCTCAACCTGAAGATGATCCTCTTGCAAGCCCATCACTAATGGCACATAAAGGAATCCACAGAATAGAAGTCACATTGTTTGCCCAATTTGGAAACTCTATCCTGCCATCATGGAGCCTCAACTGctcaaaatttttatcaactgCCAAGGAACCTTCTTTCTGAGCAGCATCAGACTTTGCCATGTTAGCAGCAATCTGCGACACATCAACATAACTCTGCATCTCAATGACATGTGACTCTTCAATCTTCAGACCTGGACCAGTATCTATATGCAATATAGCGCCTTTCAGGGAGTAGTTGATTGGCCGTACTATGATCCCAACCCACTGAGGTTCATTTATCAGCAAAGCAGATGAAATAGATGCAGTAAGATCAACCAGGGCTCTTGGTTTGAAAACCTATGAAGGAAGAGGTTTTCTCAGATGATTGAACAAGTATGTATAAATCTACTTTTTCATTATAAAGTACACAAATATGTACTAAAAGACAGATACTTAGAAATTATTTCCTTATTCTCATTCTGCTTTAGAATGATAAGTGGATAATGCAAGAAGAAAACCAAATGTATAAACACAAGTATTTGCCTCATCATCATAAACATCATTATTATCTAAGCTTCTATTAAACCCtttgactaatttttttatccTCTGGCTGCAAAACAGGTTACCTTCAAGATAGGCCTAGTTGGCTtttcataaatcataaaatcATCACTGTCTGCAGGGCCACCCTTCGAAAAGCTATGAGATCTGAACCGCAAGTGCCCAATCTGCCCAGTAAGAACCCCCAAGACATAGGAACCTGGTTTTTGGGGGGGCAAAGGCAGTGTAATAATATTCCGACCAGGTTTTAGAACAATAGCAGAAGGGCACCTTAATGCCTGAAATATCCGATGAAATAATTGTTATTCGAAATTCTATCAAATGCAACCAATAAAACTGCTCAACtgtaatgaaaatgaaaaacatcaTGTCCAGAAAAGAATACCTTAACACCCTCATCACCATTATATGTAGCCATCAATGTGAGACTGAGTGAATCAAGAGTTATATCATCAGGAAAGCCACTCCAAACGGTCACAGATAGAGTACCAGGATCACCATCACAGAGCTCCAATGGGGGCCCAGGATTCCCAGAAAATGTAATTAAAGAAGACACATCTAGGGGTACAGGGTCCTTCATTTCACTGTGTGCAAGGCGAAGAACTTCTGACTGAAAAGCTTCACGTTCCTTGGTCAAAAATAAGCCTTTATCTAGTGAAAGTAATCTCACACAAGATGATAGGTAGCCAGCTTGATCATTAAGTATCTTCTGACACTCAGCTAAACTGGGCAGGACTTCAGCCAATAGATCCTGCCATCCTTCACCCGCATATAGGGCACAAACCTTCTCGTATGACTTTGCAGCCAGATCAAAATTTCCATGTTTGAAGCAGACAGCTGCTATTTCACCATCAAGGACAACTCCATGTCTTTTCCACCAGGAATTATGGTAATTGTCAGCAGCACCCTTAGTTAGCTCTAGATATTTTTTCTGCCAGTGCCAAAATTGAGAAAGCAGCCAAATATCAGACATACAGAGAAGTAAAATAGTTAATGGAAAAATAAGATGCCAAAGCCTAAATAGAGTCGAGCTTTTCAGAGTGAGACCACTTAAAGACAAACagtatcaaaaataatttagaagttGCTCCCAAATTTTAAGGAAGGGATTTAATGTTTGATTACATAAAGACGTCATCACATAAAAGAGATACTGCCAAGAAGTTAAAGAGAATGAAAGACATtgtgagaatatttttttaagggcaACAAACTTTTACAGGATGCTGTGTGCATGAGTATTCGTGTGTGAGCACATATATGTTTGGCCCGATTTATACCTCATACTCCTCTAAAGATGATAAAGATTTCCATAAATCAGTATTAGAAATTGTATGCTGCAAAGCATGCTCAGCAGCAACATAAATCTCAGCAAGTCTCATGGGTCGATCAATTGAGCTCTCAAAACCTCCTGGTGAAGAGTTAGTGCGTGACATGGAACTTGCACGGACTTTTTGTGATGGGGACATCTTTGTGGATGCATCTGAGCCTGATCTGCcaatgcaaaaaccaaaaagatacAAACTTAAAAATCTAACATAAAAGATAACATAtttaaaacacttaaaaataaaattaatgcattatttttattaccCATCATTGAAAATGGGGCGACCTTCAAACATTTCAACCATATTTCCAGCAGAAAGAGAAGCCCTTCGCCGATTTGCCTCACGCAAAAGAAGGGAAGGTTCAAGAGGCAATGGTTTCCTCTGAATACCCAAGTGCTTGACTCTTGGAGTTTCTTGGAGAATCATCTATACAAAGGAAAACATGGTCAGTAGTTCTTTTGCAGGAAAGTCAAAAAGAGGCTGTTTAGCGATAATAATGATACTACTAAGCACATTTTCTTGAGAAATTCTGCACTTGGCATACCTAGCATTGTAAGAAATCAGATGTTTTTTAGTCTAAACTACACTTAGTCAATTGGGCTCAGCTTTGTAAGCCGCTGCAGGTTGGAGGGTTGGGTATTAGACGATTGAGGAGTTTTAAGTCTGCCTTGTTAGGAAAATGGTTGTGGAGGTATGGCATGGAGACTAATGCTCTATGGAGGAGGGTTATTGAGGTGAAATATGGGAAtgattggggtggttggtgcaTGAAGTAGGTGACCAGTGCTTATGGTGTTAGCTTGTGGAGACATATTAGAAGTGGTTGGATGAATTTTTCTAAACTCCTTCTGTATGATGCGGGGGATGgtactagagtgaagttttggaagcATGTGTGGTGTGGAGATCATACTCTCCAAGAGGCTTTTCCGGAACTTTATTGTATTAGTAGGACAAAGGATTCTCCAGTAGCGGAGGTTATGTGTTGGTCTGGTGGGAGGATTCATAGGGATGCTAAATTTCGTCGTCCTCCACAAGATTGGGAACAAGAATCCTTTGATCTGTTATGGATACGGTCTACTCTTCGACGGTACTGGGATTAGGTTCGGATCAAGTTTGTTGGAAGCCAGCATGGAGtagaggttttgaggttagaggattctatctttctttctaccCTCCTACCCTCTTATCCTTCCCTTGGAAAATGATATGGCAATCGAAGATTCCTCCAAGGGTAGCTTTTTTTTCATGGTCTGCTTCCTTAGGTAAGATTTTAACAACAGATAACTTTCGCAAACAACGTGTGCTAGTTCTTGATTGGTGCTATATTTGTAAGAATTGTGGGGAGTAAgtggatcatcttcttcttcatcgcCCCATTGCTTGTGAGTTGTGTTTGTTGgtgctttgtttgtttggaattcattgggttatgcctcACAAGGTTATTGAGTTGTTTGAGTCTTGACAGGGTATGTTTGGAAGACATAGAAACACAGCGTTGTGGAGAATTGTGCCTCATTGCTTGTTATGGTGTATTTGGCACGAAAGAAATGCTAGAAGCTTTGAGGGATATGAACGCTCTATGTTagagattaagtctttttttttacacactCCTTGATTGGAGTGTggtcttttgtcatttttcttgttcttccctTCCTGTTTtacttgatcattgtaatcTTGGCTATTGATTTGTGCCCCCATAGTACATTCCCAATGTACTCAGGTTGGCTGTTTTTcgttaattatcaaaaaaaatttgaactccAAATTTTTGAAGACCCAAAAATAAACTTCAGCACTCAACTAAAATTATGACAGCAAATACAGCCCACAACAGAGAGAGTAATTGTCAAAGACTAAAACAACTTTCAGCAGATTTCAGTCACTATAATAAGCTCTTTGAAATGACGGCTTACAACATAATTGACAGATCAAATGACAAAAGTTTAGTCATGCTCAAGGTTGTTTTCACTTCCAGATATGTTCTACTCAGCAATTTATAACCTAAATTTCTCTCAAATTGTCATCCaaattttagttctttttttttttttttgatgagtgtCATCCAAATTTTAGTTCTAAATAATCAATATGGTAGAATATCAACCATATGAGGAAAAAGAgaataatgaattttattactagCATTTACATGTTAAGGAGTAATGTGTAATAAGGTACTAAGGTTATTAGTTTGAATGCTAAGCTTATGTGTTACAGTAAATTAACATATCCTAAATACTTTCCCGTACACAAAATGGTATCATAGCAGTAAATCCCCCTTTGTTGCTGCCGTCAACCATCATCCACTACCAACTTTGCCTTACCCATTGCTGGTGACCACGCCTATTGTAATACCAAGCCTTAGCAACCATCCATATCCAGAAACCCAAAAGTGTAGTCCCACATTCAATGTCAATGACAAGTCCAGTGGTTATCAAAACCACAAATAGGGTCGCTTAACCGAGGTGGCCTCGTTCTCAGTAGAACTATCCTCCTTCTCAGTAGAACTATCCTCCGCTGTTGTCCAGCCATGACTGCGGCCACAACTGTAATTTTGGATTTATCCAACTTCACTTGATTCCACTGGGATTTCACTCCAGGCTGCTGCTTGGACTAACTATGACTCAATCACTAGGAGCAATCACACTTCTGGTATGTTTTATATCACATGATTCATTCATTGGCAGCTCCACATTCAAGTCAAGGTGTACACAGGAACACTCTAacttatacacacacacatacttacaaaacaaaaattatatattgaacTAACCTATTTTGACCaccttaataataaaaatgttgaacctAACTAGAGAATCACAAGAATTTAGGTTCAACAAgaataagagtaatgctacttctacaacattttcacaacaaatcttatatggtaagttgttattgattctaatttggcCCAAcattaacattacttttttacccaccaataacagctttttacataatatttttttgtgaaaatgttacgGACGAAATATTACTCCAAAAATAATTCTAGCGCCCCAAATATAATCATTAAcccctttaatttttttttttttttttttaaaacccttaaataacaacaataaaaattatcccaaataacaacaaaaataacccaaacaaaaacaaagttaggctaaacaacaagaagtgaacaaattattcaagtACTTTTTGATATGCTTCGTGCTTCTTTGCATTTAGTAGTTTAttgaatatacatctttcttacttatcaaaaataaaataaaaaaacaaaacaaaaacaaattattcaacaaaaaatctattaaaaaaataaaaataaaaatccctaATCATTTAAATTTGCAACCTGTTGAACCCAttgcataaaaataatctttaattcatttttcctaaaaaaatggTACCAAGAGATATAGTACGGTCATGAGTTCTCCTTGGTGATGCCGACAGTTATGCTCTCTTTGGCTTTGTAGTCACAACAATTCTGCTCTCCTTAGTGACTTGGCTCACAGTTGTAGAAAgtatcatctctctctctctctctctattatcATTTAAGGCTCTCTCTTACTTTATTACTCTCATCCCAGCATTTTCAATTCCTAATTTATCTCTTATcagtcccttttttttctctctttgttagTAGAAAGTTATTGTAATACTTCATGTATAtgcgtggttttttttttttttttgggggggtgatGTTGGTATATTCAAGTTATCTCTTTATTACactttgtataatttaagttttttagtggCCACCCTAGAAAAAATGTTCATTGTGTAATATGTGTTACTATTCAAATCGTGTGCTATGTGTTAATGTGTTTGGCATGCCAACTATGCTAATCTGTTGGTCTTTGTGTTGTCATGTTGACGTGTTATTTATTCCAC of Quercus lobata isolate SW786 chromosome 8, ValleyOak3.0 Primary Assembly, whole genome shotgun sequence contains these proteins:
- the LOC115954712 gene encoding trafficking protein particle complex II-specific subunit 130 homolog; this translates as MANFLAQFHTIKNSSDHLVIAVEDVSDLWPIVKSEFEGRLPFKRASLNNKTRNSVFVENLTAEFILTTDSRLRSRFPLEQSLFWFREPYATVVLVTCEDLDEFRTILKPRLKLIVQNDEREWFIVFVSKAPPNNDQATKLAKKVYAKLEVEFSSKKRERCCKLDIQSPEANFWEDLESKIMESIRNTLDRRVQFYEDEIRKLSEQRLMPVWNFCNFFILKESLAFMFEMAHLFEDALREYDELELCYLETVNMPGKLRDFGGVDRGDDQAALLNPGNKPLTQIVQDDSFREFEFRQYLFSCQSKLLFKLKRAFEVASRGYSFIISFSKALALRESILPFCMREVWVITACLALINATASQYNDGPPDIEKEFYRLKGDLYSLCRVKFMRLAYLVGFGAEIERSPVNSALLSMLPWPKPAVWPLVPPDASSEVLVKEKMILQETPRVKHLGIQRKPLPLEPSLLLREANRRRASLSAGNMVEMFEGRPIFNDGSGSDASTKMSPSQKVRASSMSRTNSSPGGFESSIDRPMRLAEIYVAAEHALQHTISNTDLWKSLSSLEEYEKKYLELTKGAADNYHNSWWKRHGVVLDGEIAAVCFKHGNFDLAAKSYEKVCALYAGEGWQDLLAEVLPSLAECQKILNDQAGYLSSCVRLLSLDKGLFLTKEREAFQSEVLRLAHSEMKDPVPLDVSSLITFSGNPGPPLELCDGDPGTLSVTVWSGFPDDITLDSLSLTLMATYNGDEGVKALRCPSAIVLKPGRNIITLPLPPQKPGSYVLGVLTGQIGHLRFRSHSFSKGGPADSDDFMIYEKPTRPILKVFKPRALVDLTASISSALLINEPQWVGIIVRPINYSLKGAILHIDTGPGLKIEESHVIEMQSYVDVSQIAANMAKSDAAQKEGSLAVDKNFEQLRLHDGRIEFPNWANNVTSILWIPLCAISDGLARGSSSVSPLRQSIVDGMRTIALKLEFGVSHNQIFERTLAVHFTDPFQVSTRIADKCNDGTLLLQVILQSEVKATLTINDAWLDLQDGFVHTTKGDGRPTSGFFPLVISPYSRAAILFSICLEMLNAEDEAKALRPESILNIKYGISGDRTTGAHPPVAVESPGPEGARQDLIFRSSLVLQRPVLDPCLAVGFLPLPSGGLRVGQLVSMEWRIERLKDFEENEVSKHNNEVLYEVGANSDNWMLAGRKRGHVSLSTKQGSRIVISILCMPLVAGYVRPPQLGLPEVDETNISCNPAGPHLVCVLPPALSSSFCIPA